One window of the Triticum dicoccoides isolate Atlit2015 ecotype Zavitan chromosome 3B, WEW_v2.0, whole genome shotgun sequence genome contains the following:
- the LOC119275057 gene encoding uncharacterized protein LOC119275057 → MVVRRSPARRRGVRVGPTKLEGLPAAWSAPAVAAVKVKWPGAGGALSQMLTGRRGGRGVTAVEPVGGDGAVRWDAAADANRFRVDVEPSASPRGGAGAGGAGRPERGVFFSVLYGFQEQGRGKDLVRLDEIGTAMISLEECCWEMQLQQQQKVGAPLQQLVVVPIRVRKDGWASDAMLYVNVELVDLSTPAEVERSVSFREKPRANPTPVPTMREIHRGSTYHEVLDLKQLLDLAEKQGRVAVYRNKRNSDTSSVSSGGMSSSSSTVSLSSASTSTSGGASPEPGSTSKRRFLPWRRRSRESLSQEMPVAKCCVEDDDDAWEAREFTSRDSETRLRTPVFFASIDQRDDSAGGESACTALVAVLAAALHANHPLMPTRAELDALIRDGSSEWRRLCDDEAHMAQFPNRHFDLETVLAARTRPIAVEHDRAFVGFFQPESFASLSGAMSFDDIWREISAGAGERAPGEADVYIVSWNDHFFVLKAESDCYYVVDTLGERLFEGCDKAYMLRFDATSEMRAMPSPSSEAAEEVVVATGKECCGEFIKKFLAAIPLREELHIEQSGCADAGAPHRRLQIEFHFTVLQQQQDGGR, encoded by the exons ATGGTGGTCAGGCGGtcgccggcgcggcggcggggcgtgCGGGTCGGCCCGACCAAGCTCGAGGGCCTGCCGGCCGCGTGGTCGGCCCCCGCCGTGGCCGCCGTCAAGGTCAAGTGGCCCGGCGCCGGCGGGGCGCTCTCGCAGATGCTCACCGGCAGGCGCGGCGGCCGCGGGGTCACCGCCGTCGAgcccgtcggcggcgacggcgccgtccgctgggacgccgccgccgacgccaacCGCTTCCGCGTCGACGTCGAGCCCAGCGCCAGCCcgcgcggcggcgcgggcgcgggcggcgccggCCGGCCGGAGCGCGGCGTCTTCTTCTCCGTCCTATAC GGATTCCAAGAACAAGGGAGGGGCAAGGACCTGGTGAGGCTGGACGAGATCGGGACAGCCATGATCAGCCTGGAGGAGTGCTGCTGGGAGATGCAGCTGCAGCAGCAGCAGAAAGTTGGGGCTCCTCTGCAGCAGCTGGTGGTTGTCCCCATCAGGGTCAGGAAGGACGGGTGGGCAAGTGATGCCATGCTCTAT GTGAACGTGGAGCTGGTGGACCTGAGCACGCCGGCGGAGGTGGAGAGGAGCGTCTCGTTCAGGGAGAAGCCGAGGGCGAACCCCACGCCGGTCCCGACGATGAGGGAGATCCACAGGGGCTCCACCTACCACGAGGTTCTTGACCTGAAGCAGCTGCTCGACCTCGCCGAGAAGCAGGGCAGGGTGGCGGTGTACCGGAACAAGCGCAACTCGGACACCAGCAGCGTCAGCAGTGGTGgcatgagcagcagcagcagcaccgtcAGCCTGAGCAGCGCCAGCACCAGCACCAGCGGCGGCGCCAGCCCGGAGCCCGGGTCCACGTCCAAGCGCCGGTTCCtgccgtggcggcggcggagccggGAGTCGCTCTCCCAGGAGATGCCCGTCGCCAAATGCTGCGTGGAGGACGACGACGATGCCTGGGAGGCGCGCGAGTTCACGAGCAGGGACTCGGAGACGCGGCTCCGGACGCCTGTCTTCTTCGCGTCCATCGACCAGCGCGACGACAGCGCCGGCGGCGAGAGCGCGTGCACGGCGCTGGTGGCCGTGCTGGCGGCGGCGCTCCACGCCAACCACCCGCTGATGCCGACCCGGGCGGAGCTGGACGCGCTCATCCGGGACGGCTCGTCGGAGTGGAGGCGGCTCTGCGACGACGAGGCGCACATGGCGCAGTTCCCCAACCGGCACTTCGACCTGGAGACGGTGCTGGCGGCGCGGACGCGGCCCATCGCCGTGGAGCACGACAGGGCCTTCGTCGGCTTCTTCCAGCCGGAGAGCTTCGCGTCGCTGTCGGGCGCCATGTCGTTCGACGACATCTGGCGCGAGAtcagcgccggcgccggcgagcgcGCCCCGGGCGAGGCCGACGTGTACATCGTCAGCTGGAACGACCACTTCTTCGTGCTCAAGGCGGAGAGCGACTGCTACTACGTGGTGGACACGCTCGGCGAGCGGCTCTTCGAGGGCTGCGACAAGGCCTACATGCTCAGGTTCGACGCCACGTCGGAGATGCGCGCCATGCCGTCGCCGTCGTccgaggcggcggaggaggtggtggtCGCCACCGGCAAGGAGTGCTGCGGCGAGTTCATCAAGAAGTTCCTGGCCGCCATCCCGCTGAGGGAGGAGCTGCACATCGAGCAGAGCGGGTGCGCCGACGCCGGCGCGCCGCACCGGCGGCTGCAGATTGAGTTCCACTTCACCGTGCTGCAGCAGCAGCAAGATGGAGGGAGATGA